One genomic window of Cydia splendana chromosome 16, ilCydSple1.2, whole genome shotgun sequence includes the following:
- the LOC134797877 gene encoding cyclin-Q, producing the protein MKDVIDVLALQSSRRERRLPDYRSAPGHSLATNFIFECGIKLGLQPATVAAGAIFYHKFFKDVDKNDYDCYVICTACLCAAGKSRDEPVKLRDAVNVAYNSINRGAGPLELGEEYWSWRGAVAQAELLVLRVLGFNLDAPSPHRYLLHYLRSLQEWFPAPQWRSAPVARTAMAFLQDFHHSPAVLDYRAPHIAVASLTLALHVLGVSVPLASTLDDDAAWYSVFTKDLQKEKNWEIMEKIMLVYSREPEPL; encoded by the exons ATGAAGGACGTTATTGATGTATTGGCTTTGCAAAGTTCTCGACGCGAACGACGTTTGCCGGATTATCGTAGTGCACCAGGCCACAGTTTAGCCACCAACTTCATATTCGAGTGCGGTATAAAATTAGGCCTGCAACCGGCAACTGTAGCTGCAGGAGCTATATTTTATCACAAATTCTTCAAAGATGTGGATAAGAACGACTACGATTGCTATGTAATATGCACAGCCTGTCTTTGTGCCGCTGGGAAGTCTCGGGATGAACCGGTGAAACTGCGTGATGCAGTGAATGTGGCGTATAACTCGATCAATCGCGGTGCTGGTCCCTTGGAGCTGGGTGAAGAGTATTGGTCGTGGCGCGGCGCAGTGGCACAAGCCGAGTTGTTGGTCCTACGAGTGCTGGGTTTTAATCTAGACGCACCATCGCCTCACAGATATTTGCTGCATTATCTGCGGTCTCTGCAGGAGTGGTTCCCGGCTCCACAGTGGCGCTCTGCGCCAGTAGCCCGCACAGCTATGGCCTTCTTGCAAGACTTTCATCATTCCCCAGCAGTGTTGGACTACAGAGCACCACACATTGCAGTAGCTAGTCTGACATTGGCTTTACATGTTCTCGGAGTCTCTGTGCCTCTGGCATCTACTCTAGATGACGATGCAGCGTGGTATTCG GTGTTTACGAAAGACTTGCAAAAGGAAAAGAATTGGGAGATCATGGAAAAAATAATGCTAGTTTATAG
- the LOC134798236 gene encoding pachytene checkpoint protein 2 homolog, whose amino-acid sequence MSTSLHIEIVQVRQSRASKDYIEDLVRGFLIKLPMLTPGATINNTAFEDQTDALELKEHVQCITFCDAEHEADVSPRDADLVFHVHMLDQYGVETDTMTDDTSGEEVSAADVWSLPAAEFHGLWESLIYDTRLKEDTLRYVKTALELTDRGVNPLVVGWSRVVLLHGPPGTGKTSLCRALAQKLSIRLGDRFSRARLLEINAHGLFSKWFSESGKLVAKLFERVREIASDPRMLCIVLVDEVESLAHARRAAMAGLEPSDALRAVNALLTQLDRLRRLPNALVLATSNLTTAVDVAFVDRADLKRRVGPPAARAAYEILRGCCEELMARGVVAPRDLLFGHRVLQGSGWADSEHARPSLMLWEVAQAASQASLSGRALRRLPFLALALHAPQSSRESLNLVAFLKAMTAALQRHLEDEAALTADEPLTKPTQPSTGTIVNGH is encoded by the coding sequence ATGAGTACATCTCTTCATATAGAAATTGTTCAAGTGAGACAGAGCCGTGCCTCTAAGGATTATATTGAAGACTTGGTACGGGGCTTTTTAATTAAGTTACCCATGCTAACTCCTGGTGCCACAATAAACAATACTGCGTTTGAAGATCAGACAGATGCTCTAGAGCTGAAAGAACACGTGCAGTGCATTACTTTTTGCGACGCTGAACACGAAGCAGATGTATCTCCGCGTGACGCTGATCTTGTATTTCATGTGCATATGCTCGATCAGTATGGCGTGGAAACAGACACTATGACTGATGATACCTCGGGTGAAGAAGTGTCTGCTGCCGACGTATGGTCGCTCCCCGCGGCGGAGTTCCACGGCTTGTGGGAGAGTCTCATATACGACACACGGCTCAAGGAGGATACTCTGCGCTACGTAAAGACAGCGCTCGAGTTAACAGATCGCGGTGTGAACCCTCTAGTGGTGGGTTGGAGCCGGGTCGTGCTACTACACGGGCCGCCCGGCACGGGCAAGACCAGTCTCTGCCGCGCATTAGCTCAAAAACTGTCAATCCGTCTCGGCGATCGATTTTCAAGGGCTCGTCTTTTAGAGATTAACGCGCATGGACTTTTTTCGAAATGGTTCTCGGAAAGCGGAAAACTCGTGGCTAAGCTGTTTGAACGTGTACGTGAGATCGCGTCTGACCCGCGGATGTTGTGCATAGTTCTTGTGGATGAGGTGGAATCGTTAGCGCACGCTCGGCGAGCGGCCATGGCCGGTCTCGAGCCTTCAGACGCTCTCCGCGCCGTTAACGCTCTGCTCACTCAGTTAGACCGGTTGCGACGTCTTCCCAACGCTCTCGTGCTCGCCACATCCAACCTGACGACGGCAGTAGATGTAGCTTTCGTTGATCGCGCAGACCTGAAGCGTCGGGTCGGGCCGCCGGCAGCGCGCGCGGCATACGAGATTCTACGCGGATGCTGCGAGGAGTTGATGGCGCGTGGAGTAGTGGCACCACGTGACCTGCTTTTTGGGCACCGAGTTTTGCAGGGTTCAGGCTGGGCCGACTCTGAACACGCGCGGCCAAGCCTTATGCTGTGGGAGGTGGCGCAGGCGGCGTCGCAGGCGTCGCTGTCGGGGCGGGCGCTGCGGCGCCTGCCGTTCCTGGCACTCGCATTGCATGCGCCACAATCTAGCCGGGAGTCTTTGAACCTAGTTGCATTCCTAAAAGCTATGACTGCAGCATTACAACGACACCTGGAAGATGAAGCAGCTCTAACAGCTGATGAACCTTTAACTAAGCCAACTCAACCTTCTACAGGGACTATAGTTAATGGACACTAG